The genomic DNA gcctatgaccgctatgtggccatctgcaagccactCCACTATTCAACCATAATGAACCTGCAAAAGTGCATTGGGCTTGTAGTGACTTCCTGGACTATTGGCTTTGTGCATGCCATGAGTCAAATGGCTGTGATTGTGCAATTGCCTTTCTGTGGCCCCAGGGAAATTGACAGCTTTTTCTGTGATATACCACTGGTAATCAAGCTTGCCTGCATAGACTCTTATAACTTGGGAATATTAATGAATGCTGACAGTGGCGTTCCAGCCATGACCTGCTTTATAGTTTTGTTAATATCCTACACATATATTCTTCTTACTGTTCGCCAAAGCTCTAAATCTGGTACATCTAGGGCACTCTCTACCTGCACTGCCCACATCACAGTGGTGGTGCTTTTCTTTGGGCCCTGCATCTTCATCTATGTGTGGCCACTCAGCATCACCTGGGTGGACAAATTTCTTGCTGTGTTTTACTCTGTTATTAcacctcttctaaatccagccaTTTATACCCTgagaaataaagagataaaaactGCGATAAAGAGATTCAGAAGCTACTGCATATACCCCACGGGAAATATTTAATGCCCAGAAACCTCACTGGAAACACTTCAAATTGACAATATACTGACCTTATAAAAGAGGTTGAAAATTCTAGGCATTCAAtttatatcttatattttatgcatgagaaacactgggctggaagaagcacaagctgtaattaagattgccgggagaaatatcaataacttcagatatgcagatgacaccacccttatggcagaaagtgaagaggaactaaaaagcctcttgatgaaagtgaaagtggagagtgaaaaagttggcttaaagctcaacattcagaaaatgaagatcatggcatctggtcccatcacttcatgggaaatggctggggaaacagtggaaacagtgtcagactttattttgggggctccaaaatcactacagatggtgattgtagccatgaaattaaaagatgcttactccttagaagaaaagttatgaccaacctagatagcatattcaaaagcagagacattactttgtcaacaaaggtctatctagtcaagactatggtttttcttgtggtcatgtatggttgtgagagttggactgtgaagaaagctgagcaccgaagaattgatgcttttgaactgtggtgttggagaagcctcttgagagtcccttggactgcaaggagatccaaccagtccattctaaaggagatcagtcctgggtgttcattggaaggaatgatgctaaagctgaaactccagtactttggccatctcacgggaagagttgacttattggaaaagactctgatgctaggagggattaggggcaggaggagaaggggattacagaggatgagacagctgaatggcatcaccgactcgatggacgtgagtttgggtgaactccgggagttggtgatggacagggaggactggcatgctgcaattcatgaggtcgcaaagagtcagacatgactgagcgactgaactgaacggaactgaactgaactgaactgaagtacatgTTATGATCCGTGAATTTCATGACCCCACAAATCCACTTCTATAACCATTGTTGCTAATTGCTTTGCAATAAAATAAACCTGATCAAATGCAGTGTTTAGCAATAAATGATTTCTGACCATGGTTATTTTGTACTAAATTCCATTTAGCAAGCACTGGAGGTGGCTGGAAAAATAGGTTAGCATGCATAGAATTTATTAGTCTACTACTAAAGTTTCTTCTATAATGGATACCCTTTGGTAAGAATACACGAGACACAGATTTTTCATAATCTGTGCCCATTCTGAGAGATCAATTACCACCAATTTTCCCCCAGGAATTCTTTGCCACCAGTCTTCCAATTCCATTTACTTTAAATTCTGACCATGTAACCAAACCATTAATAACTTTTCATGAATCAGTATATATGCATGCTTCTAGGCAAACAAAGTGGACAACCAAATACACTGCTTGCATTTCTTTCAAATGGGAGAATTTCTTATTAGTGTTTTTCAGGACCATAATCAGAATACTGAcaatgtgcatgctaagttgcttcagtcatgttcaacgttttgcagt from Ovis aries strain OAR_USU_Benz2616 breed Rambouillet chromosome 7, ARS-UI_Ramb_v3.0, whole genome shotgun sequence includes the following:
- the LOC101105575 gene encoding olfactory receptor 4K14-like; protein product: MDAGNLSVVSEFVLLGLCHSWTMQVLLLLMFFMLYLIIVFGNIAIIILIITDPHLHSPMYFLLANLSFVDMWLCSVTTPKMITDFVRENKTISFRGCMCQVLFVHFFGGGEMVLLVVMAYDRYVAICKPLHYSTIMNLQKCIGLVVTSWTIGFVHAMSQMAVIVQLPFCGPREIDSFFCDIPLVIKLACIDSYNLGILMNADSGVPAMTCFIVLLISYTYILLTVRQSSKSGTSRALSTCTAHITVVVLFFGPCIFIYVWPLSITWVDKFLAVFYSVITPLLNPAIYTLRNKEIKTAIKRFRSYCIYPTGNI